A stretch of DNA from Rothia mucilaginosa:
CTACCCCCCGCCTGGTGCAGGGTATTGGTTACTTCCAGACTCACGTTCTAATTGCTGTTATCTGTGCTGTGACCGCTGCTATTTCTTTCTTCTTCCTGAAGGATTCTCCGGCAACTGTAGGCCGTGAGGTTACTCCGCTGATGCCGAAGATTATTCAGGCATTCAAGGTGAAGACCACTTGGCAGCTGTGCTTCCTCTACGCTGTTGTGTTCGGTGCGTTCGTGGCATTCTCGAACTACCTGCCTACTTACCTGAGCAACATCTACAGCTTCAACGCTAACGACGCTGGTATGCGTGCGGCTGGCTTTGCGGCTGCTGCTGTGATCGCTCGTCCCTTCGGTGGTGTCCTGGCGGATAAGTTCGGCCCGAAGGTCATCACCCTCATCTCCCTGGGTGGTGTGGTGATTCTGGCAGTTATTACCGCGTTCCAGCCTGATGCTGAGCACGTGTATGGTGCTGTCTTCATTCTGATGGCTACTCTGCTGGGTCTGGGCCACGGCTCGGTCTTCGGCTGGGTGGGTCGTGTAGCTGACCCGAAGAACGTCGGCGCGGTGTCCGGTGTGATTGCTGCTGCTGGTGCTCTGGGTGGCTTCTTCCCGCCGCTGGTGATGGGTGCAACCTACAACCAGGCTGAGAACAACTACTTCATCGGTCTGATGCTGCTGGCTGTGACTGCGGCTCTGGCTTTCCTGTCGGCATTCCTGGTGCCGAACGGTGGCAAGCCCAACCACGCTAAGTAGGGTCTTCTAGTACATCCTTCTGCGGGATGTATGTGAAGTTTGCTTTGACTGAGTCCGGCTCGTTTTCTCTTCGGAGAGAACGAGCCGGACTTTGTGCGTTTCTGCGGTTTTTCGTCTTGCGGGGAGGGGATTTAGCGGGGCAGAAGAGCTTGATATTCTGGCATGTCGAATGTTGGTAAAGGTGGCAAAACTTTGTGGAGATGTGGGACACTTAAGATGTTCGACTCGTCGCAATAGCGCGACGTGACCCCTCTACGGTTTGCGCCGACCAATAGGAGAATCCTATGTCCTTTATTGAACGTCATCTCGGCCCCCGTTCCGCAGACGCAGAGCAGATGCTCGAAACCCTCGGATATTCTTCCCTGGATGCGCTGATGGACGCTGTTGTCCCCTCTCAGATTCGCCTTGACGGCGATCTGCAGCTGCCTGCTCCGCTGTCGGAGCATGAGGCTCAGGCAAAGATTGCCGGCTATGCAGCGAAGAATAAGGTTCTCGCCCAGATGATTGGTGCCGGATACTACGATGCTGTAACTCCCGCAGTTCTGCGCCGTAACATTCTGGAAAACCCCGGTTTCTATACTTCTTACACCCCGTACCAGGCTGAGATTTCTCAGGGCCGTCTGGAGGCTCTGCTGAACTTCCAGAACACCGTGATGGAACTGACCGGCTTGGAGATTGCAAACTCCTCCCTGCTGGATGAGGCTTCTGCCGTGGCTGAAGCAGCTGTCATGATGCACCGCGCAAACCGCAAGGTCAAGAACGGCTTCTTCGCCATTGACTCCCGTTGCCTGCCTCAGGTTATTTCGGTGACTCGTGGTCGTGCAGAGATGCTCGGCATTCCTTTCGTGATTACTGATTTCTCTGAGGGCCTGCCCGAGGGCGACCTGTACGGTATCGTCCTGGCGTACCCCGGCAACGAGGGCGAGATTCGCGATATTGAGCCGCTGATTAAGGCCGCTAAGGAGCGTAATGCTCTGGTCACTGTCGCTGCTGATCTGCTGGCTCTGACCCTGCTGAAGTCCCCGGGTGAGCTGGGCGCTGATATCGCTGTGGGTAACACTCAGCGTTTCGGTCTGCCCTTCTTCTTCGGTGGCCCCCACGCTGCGTACATGGCTGTTCACAAGGGTATGGAACGCACCATGCCCGGTCGTCTGGTGGGTGTTTCTAAGGACTCTGCCGGTAAGCCCGCGTACCGTCTGGCTCTGCAGACTCGTGAGCAGCACATCCGCCGTGAGAAGGCTACTTCCAATATTTGTACTGCTCAGGCTCTGCTGGCGATTGTTGCTGGCGCTTACGCGATGTACCACGGTCCTGAGGGTCTGCGCGCTATCGCGAACCGTCTGCACACCAACGCCGCTCGTGTTGCTACCGCG
This window harbors:
- a CDS encoding MFS transporter, translated to MSTPAAPSYDLKNGQLRNVLLATFASTIGFWAWTVVGPLAKMYAKQMHLDAGMTSLLVAMPIFIGAIGRIPVGGLTDRYGGRIMFTVVLAISAPLVFLVGVAGQLNSLPMLLVVAFFLGIAGTVFAVGIPFSSAWYDASKKGFATGVFGAGMVGTAISAFATPRLVQGIGYFQTHVLIAVICAVTAAISFFFLKDSPATVGREVTPLMPKIIQAFKVKTTWQLCFLYAVVFGAFVAFSNYLPTYLSNIYSFNANDAGMRAAGFAAAAVIARPFGGVLADKFGPKVITLISLGGVVILAVITAFQPDAEHVYGAVFILMATLLGLGHGSVFGWVGRVADPKNVGAVSGVIAAAGALGGFFPPLVMGATYNQAENNYFIGLMLLAVTAALAFLSAFLVPNGGKPNHAK